DNA from Rubripirellula lacrimiformis:
CGCCATCAGCAAACCGGATCAATTTCCAGTCGTCGCGGATGATCGCATAATCCTGTTCGGCGATCACGATGGATCTTGATGTCGGATCTCCACTGACCAGTTGCGACCACAGGCTTTCACCATCCAGCGGCTTGGTTGATGAAATCTTGACTCCGACAGCTTCGGCCAGCGTCGGGAACAGATCATGGATCGCAAAGAGTTGTTCGTTCTCGGTTCCCGCGTCTAACAATCCCGGAGCGCGGATCACGCAAGGCACGTGAATGCCTCCCTCATAGACTTGACGCTTCTGGCCACGGAAGGGCTCATTCGTTCCAGAGCGTGCTGCACCGTTGTCGGATGCAAAGACGACGATCGTGTTTTCCCGTTGCTTCTTTGCGTCGATCGCAGCCAGAATCCGCCCGATCCCTTGGTCCATCGAATCGACCATTGCCGCGTACGTCGATTCGCGCTGGCCAAGTCGGTTGTTGTACTTCGCGATCAATCGATCGGGTGCTTGAAACGGCGAGTGGGGTGCACTGAAGGAAACCACCATGCAAAACGGGGTTCCCGAAACGCTATTTGCGATTTGACGGACCGCTTCGTCGGCTAACAGATCGGTTACGTAACCGGCTTCGTCGATCGTCTGTCCGTCCCGTTGCCAATCCACTTGCCCACCGACGGCGGTATGCTGAAAATAGTCGATGGAGGCATCCAGAAAGCCATAGAAGTGATCGAAACCTCGTTGGCGAGGATTCGTTTTGTCGCCGGCTAGCCCAAGATGCCACTTGCCGATCAAACTGGTTTCATACCCGGCCGACCGGAAGGCTGCGGGAAGCAGCGGTTCGCTGGTCGGCAAACCTTCGTCGCGATGACGGACGGGGCCCGCGATTCCGTAGCGATGCGGAAACCGACCGGTCAGCATCGCCGCACGCGTCGGGCTGCACGCCGGATAGGCATAGAAGCGACTGAGCTGGACGCCTTCCTTGGCCAGTGCATCGATATGGGGTGTTTCTGCGACGCCGCCGTGAAATCCGACGTCGCCCCAGCCCAAATCGTCTGCCAGCAAGACAACGACATTGGGTTGCTTGGACAAGCCTTCGGCGCTGACAGCAGCGTTGGGCGCCAGAACAGTCACAGCCAGCAATGCCAGTGCAGAGATTGCGGGAGTCGGTTTCATCAGGATTCGCCTTCGATACAATGGGGTTCTGCGTGTCGGATCGTGCGGAAAATGGTTTCCGTTCAGTCCTTTACCTAAGTTTGGAAACCCGATCACGTGACGACGTCTACAGGGAAAATCGAATCCTTTTTGTGAATACCAACGTCGAACGTATCGAGCAGCAACTGAAGGCCGGTGATTTTTCGCGGTTCGGAGAGGCGTTTTCGCGCCATCGACCAAGGCTGTGGCAAATCATCCATTTTCGCATCAGTGATCAAATTCGTGGGCGAGTGGATGCCGAAGACGTGTTGCAAGACGTCTACTTGGATGCCGAAAAACGGCTGAAACATTTTGTCGACGGAGACTTTCCGTCACTGTTTCTCTGGCTACGTCTGGTGGCTGGCCAGACGCTCAGCCGCGTTCATCGTCGCCATCTCGCCACCGAATCGCGATCGACGTTGCGAGAATCCAGCCCCGACGACAGCCAACTTTGGGGCAACACATCCCTTTGTCTCTCGCAGCGTTTCATAGCGCACCTGACCTCACCGAGCCAAGCGGCAGTGAAGGTCGAATTGATTGCCGAAGTAAAGAGTGCGCTGAGTGAAATGAGCGAGATGGATCGCGAAGTCGTCGCATTACGCCACTTCGAAGAACTGACGAATCAGGAAGTTGCGACAGCGCTTGGCGTTACGCCGAAAGCCGCCAGCATTCGATACGTCCGGGCCTTGGAACGACTTCGATCCGTGCTGGAAAAACTGTAATTTCAGCAATCGAAAAATCTTTGCGAATTTTCTGTAGAAGTTCAGCAGAGGCGGGGTTTAACCGAGTGAAGCCTCTTCCGTCGAACCCCCACGGACTCATCATGAAACGTCTGCCTCTGCTCTCTGTCTTCTGTGTCATCGCGTTTTTGTTCACTGACACCCTCCTCAACGCTCAGCCCCCCGGCGGTCGTCCGGGCCAAGGAGGCCTACGACAAGGCGGCAGCGGTGGACCAGCAGGCCGTGGCGGCGAACGAGGACCAGGGATGGGTGGCCCCAATAGCCAACAAACACCACCACTGCTGAGGATCTTTGATGCCGATGCCGATGGCGAGCTGTCGTCCAAAGAGATCGACGCAGCGGCCAATGCCCTTCGGGGGCTTGATCAGAACCGCGACGGGAAATTAACCGCCGAAGAACTTCGTCCAGCGGGTCCCGGCGGGCAACGGGGGGATGGCCAACGAGACAGTGGGCAAAGAGGAATTGGTCCGGGTGCGGGTGGTCGAGCTGCGGGCGATCAAGCTGCGGGTGGTCGAGCTGCTGATGGTCGAGCTGTGGGCGGAGGCCGCGGCCAGCAAGCCCAGCGAGGGGGCCGGCAGAGTGTCGGGGGTCCACCTCGTTCAATGGGTAACGGTCGCCCCGATGGTGGACCACCAGAATCAGGACGCCCCGGTGGTGGTGGCGGCGGTGGTCGCGGTGGGGATCCAGCCCAGGCTGACGCGGCCTTCGCCAAGGAGATCATGTCCTTTGACGAAGACAAGGACGGTTTGCTCAGCCAAGCTGAATTGCCCGAACACATGCACAAAGCGTTTGCAGTCGCCGATGCGAATCGAGACGGCTCGCTTGACCCAGCAGAACTGTTGGTGCTGGCGTCCCAGTTTCGACGGAACCAGCTCAATCCGGCCGATGACACTCCTGTCAACGCACCATCGCAAGGCGGTCGTCCGAATCGATCGCGTTAGGGGCCTGCGAGAAAAAAGTGTCCGCCCCCCCCTTTGCCGGGAACCGTTCCATCGGGTGCTTTTCACAAACGGGCTCGGACACCTATTTTCCGCTCAGTGCCTAGTCAAATGTCACGACACGAAAGAACGATTCGGCGATGACTGCAACTCCCGCAATAGACGACGACATCTACACGACGGTCGATATCCTGGCCAGCGACTTCATCGCTCGCTATCGCAATGGTGATCGGCCCACCGTCGACGAGTACGCCGATCGTCATCCTGATATCAGCGAACCGATCCGCCGCATATTTCCGCTGGTCCTATCCGTCGAAAAGATCAAAATCGACCAGCAGACCGAAAGCGACGGAAGCGCAACCCTTGCCGGACGACTGTTCGAGCGGCTGGGGGACTTTCGCTTGGTGCGGGAAATCGGTCGCGGTGGGATGGGCATCGTTTACGAAGCCCGTCAAGAGTCGCTCGAGCGAACGGTCGCGATCAAAATCCTGCCCAAGCAGTCATTGCTGGACAATGATGCGTTGAAGCGATTCCAGCATGAAGCCAAAACGGCCGCTGCGATGCATCATTCCAACATCGTGCCCATCTTTGGCATCGGCGAGAACGATGGCACCCACTATTTGGTCATGCAGCTTGTTCGTGGCGAATCGCTTGATCGACAAATCAAGTCCGAAAAGGCGACGTTCGATTTTGGCCGATCCGCAAAGATCGCCCGGCAGATCTCGGATGGTTTGGCGTATGCGCACGACTGCGGGGTACTGCACCGCGACATCAAACCAGCCAACATTTTGATCGACGACGACGGCACGGCCCAGATCACAGACTTCGGTCTCGCCCGAAATGTATCGGACGATCCGACGATGTCACAAGCTTTGTGCGGAAGTCCACGCTACATGGCGCCCGAACGGCTTCGCGGCGTGTCGGATGAACGAAGCGATGTCCATGCCGTGGGGCTTACGCTTTACGAAATGATCTCAGGCACTCCCGCCTTTGAAAACACGTCACCCGATCAATGGATGGACGCGGTGCGCGCCCACCAGGTTCAATCATTGCGTTCCCGTCGCCCAGATATCCCCGTTGACTTGGATACGATCGTTTCCAAAGCGATGAGCCCGGATCCGGCCGACCGCTACTGGAGTGCAGCCGATTTACGCGATGACCTCGATCGGTTCTTGTCCGATGAACCGATTCATGCTCGGCGCACACCCATCGCACAACGTTTCGTTCGCTGGTTCCGACGGAATCCTCGGATCGCGATGGCAACAGCCGTTGCACTCTGCTCCCTCATCGTCGCAACGATCGCTTCGAGTGCGGGTTGGGCCTTCACGTCTGCTGCCAATCAACGTGCACTGCAAGCACTGGAACAGTCTGAATTGACAACGGACTTGGCACTGCAGTCACTCGATGGTGTGGTGGACATTGTTTCGATGCCTTCGACGACAGTCGCCGATGTCGGGGTCGATGATTCGGCCGATATCACTTGGACGCTGAATCCTTCGCCCCAGTCGGCTCAGCTACTGCAGCGTATCCAGCCGCTCTACGAACGTTTGTCCCAGCAATCGCCATTGCGGGCCGACATCATTGGGCAAATGACACAGGCGACGATTCGACTAGCATCCATCCAACGTCAACTGGGACAAAGTTCCGCTGCGATTGATTCGCTGGAGCGCGGCGTGGAGGTCATTCAAACTCGCAGCGAACGGGCAGGCGTCGCTCTTGCTGACAAACAACATTGGCTGGCCAGCCTCGGCAACGAACTGGGCGAAGTCTATTCGGCAGAACGGCGTTTCGACGAAGCCGACCAAGCCTTCCTGGACGTGATCGCGGCGTTACAGAAGTTTCCCAGCGTGGATTCGAAGGCACAGTTGCAACTGGCACGTGCACACGTTGGACTCGGTGATCCGCCGATACAGCGACGTAGGCCCAATTCCGATCTGCAGGTTCAATCAACCAAACCACAGGACCATCTTCGGGTGGCTGGCGACTTGCTTGAATCGTTGCACACGGCAGACGCACACGTCGCCACCGTCGAAATTCTTCGTGCACGAGTTCGACTGGCTGAATCGCGTATCGAGCGTCGGCCAGGTAGACGCCGCGACGACTTCCGTGACGCCATCGACATCTTGCGAACACAACTGGCCGTCACCCCCACCGATGTCGCCCTTCGGTTCACGCTGGTCGAAGCCCTCGCGGGGGTAAATCTGCGCCGTGACATTCGTCATCCGCTTGACCGAATCGAAGCGGCAGCACGATTGGAAGAGTCGTTGGATGAACTCCGGTCGCTACGGGTTCAATTTCCCGACACGCACGTGTTTTCAGTATCCGAAGTCCATATCCGACACAAACTTTCCAGTCTGGCCCGTTCGCAGCAGGACTACCCAGCCGCAGCCGAACAACTGGCTCAAGCCATTGCAATCCAGAGCTCACTTATCGCCCAGGCACCCAACAATTTCTCTCACCGATGTTGGCGGGCACTTTTGTATCGGTCCGTTGCTGAAATTGCCCAAATGCAGGGTGACTCCACAGGTCAGCAAGCGGCGATCGCCAATGCGGTGGCCGATCTGGACGCAATCGATCCATCGCAGAGCGACCACCCTTTTGTGAACCAAACGCGCCAAATCATTCGATCCCTTGAAACAGACAGGCAAGACGAAAATGCTAAAAGTTCCAACTAGAAACGTTCGCTGGAAAGTCGCGTTGTGCATGATTCTGTTCACACCGTATCTGGCCATCGCACAACCCGGTCAGCGTTCGCGACGAGGCCAGAATCCTGGCCCCGGCGGAGGCGGACGGCAACCCATGGTACTTAGCAAGGGTCAGTTGCCCGATGTCGACGCGTTCACGGCCGAAGGGACTCCGATCAAAGTGCGTGACCTGATCCAGGGCAAGTTCACGGTCATCAAAACAGGCTGCCTGACTTGTCCCGAATTCCTTAACGCGTACAAGGAACTTGAAGCGACCGCAACCGATTATGAAAAGATGGGCGTACAGTTTTTCTACATCTACCAAAGCCTTCGGCATCCAGAGCGCGAAGGATACGTGCAGCCACAAAATGACAATGAACGTTTGCTGCACGTTGCGGCCGCCAAGAAACGACTTGGAACGAACGTTCCGTGGATCGCTGACACGATCGACGATTCGTTTCGAATTGCCATGAAGACAAACTCCAATTCAGTGTTCGTCATTTCCCCAGAGTCGGAAATCGTCTACGCCGCCGACCGGATGAATGGAAACGGTCTACGGCAAGCGCTGGTCGATCTGGTCGGGCCAGTCGACAATCCCACTTCGACAGCTGACTTGACTTTCCCCAACATGCCACGGTTTCCAGCAACGAATGTGACCAACGACATTCGCGTGGAGCGGCCACAGGGTTTGGTAATCCTGAAGACGACGCCCACCAAGCCGCAGGAGACCTACTATGTCAAGCTTCGTGCCGAAGCGGAACAGTCGGTTTTGGATAGCGGCACAGGCGACCTCTATCTGGGCTTCTTTCCCGACCCCATTCACGACGCCCACTGGAACAATTTGACGCCTGGGATGAAGTATGTGTTGGAAGTGCCAGACGGTGTGACCATCACGCCGGCAACCGCTGTCGCCAACAAGGGGCCCGGCGATAGCGACACCGAGCCGCGGCAATTCAAGCTATCGGTCAGCGCCGATAAACCACCGGGCGACATCAAGCTAAAACTTCACTACTACGCCTGCTCGCCGGGAATGTGCAAAGCGATGACGCATGAGTACACCATTGCGTTTCAAGACATGGATCGCAACTCACGCACCTACAGCTTCAATCGAGGCCAAGGCGGCCCCGGCGGAGGCAGCCAACCAAGCAACCGCCAATTTGGGCCGCGAAGGCAACGCGGATTCGGTCCCGGGCGTGCGGGCGGTCAACCCAATCGCGGCAATTCAGGACGCAATGGCGGTCGATAGCCAAGCCAGCAGAATGGACGCGGCAGGTGCCGGACAGGCGGGCGACTAGCGTCGTTCACATCAAGCCGCCTGCCAATTTGGACGGACATCGGACAAGTTCGTCTTTTCCGGTGATAACGCCCCGGACTTTGGTGATGCGCGACGGTGCACCCACGCGGTGGCACTTGACGCGTTCAGAACGTTGGCTGGATCGAATCGAACGCGATCGACCGCGCTAGATCGCGGCCTTGGCAGGTTTCGAATAAGGAATCCGCAGCAAAGAACTCGCCATTGCCAATAGAATCCCTGGCAGCGACCCACCATGAGCGAGAAACGCTGCCTAGCCGGTGCCTTCTTCCCAAAAGATCCAGCCGAAGTGAAAATCACTCGGATGACTGGACAGGTTCATCAACAAATCGAACAGATCTACCACGAAGCATCGCGACAGATCTTCGCTTCGCTTGCTCGTGCGCTACGCGACCTGGACCTGGCCGAAGATGCAATGCAGGAGGCGTTCGCATCGGCCACGCTGCAGTGGCCTGGGGATGGAATCCCCGAAAACCCCGTCGCTTGGCTCATCACGACAGGCCGATTCAAGGCGGTCGATGCGATTCGCCGACGCGAAAAGCTAAAACAGATCAGCACAGAGGTTGCCGCACGCATGCATCGGGTCGCTGCAGCAAACGCATCCCATGCCGCAACGGAAATCGAAGACGACCAGTTGCGGCTGATCTTCACCTGTTGTCACCCAGCGATCGATCAGAATGTTCAGGTCCCGCTAACACTTCGCGAGGTTTGCGGACTGACAACCGACGAGATAGCCAGGGCGTTCCTGACAACGCCAACAACCATGGCCCAGCGAATCGTTCGTGGGAAAGCCAAGATTCGTGATGCGGCGATTCCTTTTGTCATTCCAGATCTCGCTGAACTGCCCGAGCGTCTAGATTCCGTGCTTTCGGTGATCTATCTGATCTTTAACGAAGGCTACTCGGCATCAAGCGGAGACTCGATCACGCGTTCCGATCTATCGGGCGAGGCGATTCGACTGTGTCGCTTGGTGCTGCAGTTGTTGGACGACGCCGAAGTGGTGGGACTGTTGGCGCTGATGCTGCTTCATGAATCTCGCCGGGAAACACGTCAGACCAACGCAGGCGACATCGTCCTGTTGGCGGACCAAGATCGAAGCCGCTGGGATCGAAACCTGATTGACGAGGGCCAGCGATTGATTGAACGTTCGCTCGCCACCCGCCACTTTGGATTCTACACGATCCAAGCAGCCATCTCGGCCGTGCACGCGGGTGCCGTGACCGCCGACGGTACGGACTGGGACCAAATCGTGTCGCTGTACGACGTCCTGTTTCGGATTGAACCAACCTCGGTCATCGAACTCAACCGAGCCGTTGCCGTGGCGATGCGAGACGGATCGATCGCTGGGCTGGAAATCATCGACGCGATTCTAAAACGCGGTGATCTGGTGGGCTATTCGCTCGCTCATTCCGCTCGTGGCGAGCTGCTTCGGCGTGTTGGTCGAATGCCGGAAGCCATCGAAGCGTTCGAAACGGCTTTGACGCTGACTGAACAAGCATCCGAGCAGCGTTTTCTCCGAGAGAAACTGAGAAATTTGCGATTGTCGTGACTGCGAGTTGCTTGTCGCGCAGAAACATTTCTCGAAATGGTCAAACGGCTGTCGATTCCGGGCGTCGCGGTTCGACTAGATGTCACAAAGCCTGAAAACAACGCCATTCCCGGAGCTCAACATGAAATTCATTTGTCTTGGCTATTCCGACCATTCAAAGTTCGCAGCGATGACGGAATCTGAAATGGCCGAGTTGATGGACGAATGCTTTGCCTATGACGATGTCCTTCGCAAAGGGGGTCACTTCGCCGGCGGCGAAGCTCTGCAAGCCGCCGATCAAGCGGTCACATTGCGGCACCGGAATGGGACAACCGAAGCAACCGATGGGCCGTACGCGGAAACCAAGGAGCAACTTGGCGGCATCCTGATCCTTGAAGCCAACGACATGGCGCACGCTGTGCAACTGATGTCCAAGCATCCGGGAGTCAAAGTGGGACCGTTCGAGATCCGCCCCGCCGACGAGACGATCAACGCGATGATCGACGCACGCAATCAGGCAACCCAATAGCGACCGGGAGAAATACAATGAGAGTCATGGTTATCGTGAAAGCATCACCGAGTTCTGAGGCAGGCGAGTTGCCCAGCACGCAGTTGCTCGAAGCAATGGGCAATTTCAACGAGCAGCTCGTCAAAGCCGGCATCATGAAATCTGGTGACGGGCTGAAGCCGAGCTCGACGGGTGTGCGAGTTCGCTTCCGCGGCGACGAGCGGATCGTTACGGATGGACCGTTTGTCGAAACGTCCGAAGTGATCGCTGGCTATTGGGTGTGGGAGGTCGCTTCGATGGACGAAGCCGTCCAGTGGGCGAAGCGGTGCCCCAATCCGATGAAGGAAGAGTCGGACATCGAAATCCGCCCATTTTTCGAAATGGACGATTTCGCAGCGAACGATCCAGACGGTAAGGTCGCCGCCCACGAAGACCGATTACGGACCTCGGTCGCGATGCAGGACAGCACGCTCGCACCGTATCTGTTCTTTGCAGGCCGCTGCGACGAAGCAATAGAGTTCTACAAGCACGCTCTCGGTGCAACCGTTGCAATGCTGATGCGTTTCAACGAGAGTCCCGACCCGGTTCCCAAGGGCATGCTCGCGGATGGGTTTGAAACCAAAGTGATGCACGCGACCGTTCACATCGGAAAGCTGACGGTCATGTGTTCCGACGGATGCGATGACAAGTCAACCTTTGACGGATTTCGGCTTGCACTATCTCTCCCCTTGGAAGACGACTGCAAACGCGTCTTTGATTCGCTTGCCCAAGACGGAAAAATCGACATGCCGCTTAGCAAAACGTTCTGGTCACCACTGTACGGAATGGTCACCGACAAGTTTGGCGTTGGCTGGATGGTGATGGTGCCCGGCGACAATTCTTGACGCGAAATGAAATGGCAAGAAACAATGAAAGAGACCCAAATGGACATCAATCCGGTTTGCTGGTTCGAGATCTACGTGCAGGATATGGCTAGAGCAACAGCGTTCTACGAAACCGTTCTCGACGTCCAACTGGAGACGCTGCCAGCTCCCAGCGACGACATCGAACTGATGGCATTCCCGATGTCGATGGATCGTCCGGGAGCGGCTGGCGCATTGACCAAAATGGACGGAATCCAGCCGGGCGGAAACAGTACGCTGGTCTACTTTGCTTGCGACGACTGTGCAACGCAAGCGTCACGCATCCAGGGTGCAGGAGGCCGCGTCCAGAAACCGAAGACCTCCATCGGCCCATACGGCTTCATGGTGTTGGCGGTCGACACCGAGGGCAACATGTTTGGACTCCACTCACAGAAATGAACCCAATGCGACCTACGATTACACCTTGTCTATGGTTTGACGACAACGCCGAGGAAGCGGCAGAGTTCTATACGTCGGTCTTCGACGGTTCCAGAATCCTGCACAAGATGATCGCCCATGATGACTGGCCGGGCGGCAAGATCGGCGACGTCATCATGGTTGATTTTGAACTCAAAGGTCAGCCCTACCAGGCCCTTGGTGGCGGTCCCAGCGATCCCTTCAATGATCGCGTTTCGCTATCGGTCACCTGTGCAGACCAAGCGGAAGTCGATCGCTATTGGGATCGACTTACCGCCGATGGCGGCGAACCAATCATGTGTGGATGGCTGAAGGATAAGTTCGGCATGCGATGGCAAATCGTTCCCGAGGAATTCTTCCAACTGGTCAACGACAAGGACCCCCAAAAATCGCGACGCGTCATGCAAGCGATGACCCAAATGGTGAAGCTGGATGTCGCAAAACTAAGACAAGCACATGAAGGGCAAGAATGAACCGCACCAGAAAACTGCGTACCACCGGGTGGGTATTGAGCGGACTTATCTCAGTGTTTTTGATCGGTGCAAGTGCCAGCGGAAAGCTCACATCGTGGGAAGGCAAGGCGGAGATGTTCGCCAAGATGGGTTGGAGCGAAGACGTCATGTTCAGGATCGGCATCGTCGAAGTCGTGATTGCGGTGCTGTTTTTGGTTCCCCGCACGGCATTCGTCGCAACCATTCTGCTGGCTGCTTACCTGGGCGGCGCAACCGCAACGCACGTCCGTGTGGGAGAGGCATTCTTCATTCCGATCGTCTTGGGTGTCCTGGCTTGGATCGCCCTTGGACTTCGGCAACCAGAGGTACTCCGCCTAGCATTTGGAAAGCCGAGCCAACACCCCGAATCGAAAGGACTGAAATGAAATACATGCTGCTGATCTATGCGTCGGAAGACTGTTGGACGGGGGACGAGCGCAAGGAGTGCATGATCGAATCGATGGCAATCTGCAAGGAACTGGAAGCCGAAGGCAAGTGGATCGCCTCGTCGCCACTACACTCCGTCGAGACGGCGACCAGCGTCAGAGTGCGCGATGGGCGAAGACAAATCACCGACGGTCCGTTCGCAGAGACGACCGAACAACTCGGTGGATACTACATCATCGATGTTGAAGACCTGGACGAAGCGATCGCCATCGCTGCCAGGATTCCGCCCGCAAAAAAAGGCACGGTCGAGATTCGCCCACTATTCCCGCTGCCGGAGGTCCCACGATAGATCGATGCCCGCGATCTCAGACCATCGATCCGTCTGCCTGGCCGCAATCATCTGGTTGTCGCTCGCACACGAATCGGGCCAATGAATCGGCTTGGCCGCAGGAGTCGTCCACGATCGGTCTAGTCGATCGAATTCTATTCCAAGTCAGCGTCTCGATCGCGAACATTTTACGGTTCACGCCCCGTTGAATTCACTGCCAGATCGTTCCTGACATAGCACTTCGGCTTGTCGATCCGGCAATGACACTCTGAAACCCTATCCCAGCATCCGGCGAATACCTCAATGAGCCCCAGCACAAAAATCGGCGAGTCGTTCACAAGCAACAGCGATCTCATTTTCCGGTTGGCGCACGCCTACTGAGATTCTCACGACGCCAGTCTCCGAAGTCCCCATCGCTTCATGCGAAAGCGGCGAACACTGAAGTCCGCTACCGACGATCAGCCCGTGTTTTCGAAGCCTCTCGGCAGACTGTCCACTGGTCTCGCCAGCAACCGAAAATGCGATGGTCGGCAGACGTCGACTGCCCTCCGCCATGCCGTACAGCGTCACGCGTCGATCGCCGGATAGCGTTTCTCGCAATCGACTCACCTGCTGGCGTGCGACTTCCAAATCAGCCAACCGAGTGGTTTCACCCAGCCGATGCAGCGCCGCTTCTAAGCCGGCCAGGGAATACTGATCGACCGATCCAACATCGCAATACCCAGGCCGGCTTCCCCACTGCGAAGACGTCGCCCCGGTTTTCGGGTCGGGGATCGCACACTGAGCCGTCGCACATTTCAACTTGGCAGACTTGGCCATGTACAGTCCACCAATGCCCCAGGGTGCTTGCAAACCCTTGTGACCACCGAAGGCAACCATGTCGGCCCCCAGTTCGTCCAACGGCAGATCCATCCAACCAACGATCTGAGCGGCATCGATCAAGACCATCGCGTCATATCGATGGGACAATTCAATGATCTGCGTGATCGGCAACAAATCCCCGCTCACGTTGCATGCGGCCGTGATCGCGACCAAGCGGGCGTCCTTTGTC
Protein-coding regions in this window:
- a CDS encoding sigma-70 family RNA polymerase sigma factor, with the translated sequence MNTNVERIEQQLKAGDFSRFGEAFSRHRPRLWQIIHFRISDQIRGRVDAEDVLQDVYLDAEKRLKHFVDGDFPSLFLWLRLVAGQTLSRVHRRHLATESRSTLRESSPDDSQLWGNTSLCLSQRFIAHLTSPSQAAVKVELIAEVKSALSEMSEMDREVVALRHFEELTNQEVATALGVTPKAASIRYVRALERLRSVLEKL
- a CDS encoding EF-hand domain-containing protein encodes the protein MKRLPLLSVFCVIAFLFTDTLLNAQPPGGRPGQGGLRQGGSGGPAGRGGERGPGMGGPNSQQTPPLLRIFDADADGELSSKEIDAAANALRGLDQNRDGKLTAEELRPAGPGGQRGDGQRDSGQRGIGPGAGGRAAGDQAAGGRAADGRAVGGGRGQQAQRGGRQSVGGPPRSMGNGRPDGGPPESGRPGGGGGGGRGGDPAQADAAFAKEIMSFDEDKDGLLSQAELPEHMHKAFAVADANRDGSLDPAELLVLASQFRRNQLNPADDTPVNAPSQGGRPNRSR
- a CDS encoding serine/threonine-protein kinase → MTATPAIDDDIYTTVDILASDFIARYRNGDRPTVDEYADRHPDISEPIRRIFPLVLSVEKIKIDQQTESDGSATLAGRLFERLGDFRLVREIGRGGMGIVYEARQESLERTVAIKILPKQSLLDNDALKRFQHEAKTAAAMHHSNIVPIFGIGENDGTHYLVMQLVRGESLDRQIKSEKATFDFGRSAKIARQISDGLAYAHDCGVLHRDIKPANILIDDDGTAQITDFGLARNVSDDPTMSQALCGSPRYMAPERLRGVSDERSDVHAVGLTLYEMISGTPAFENTSPDQWMDAVRAHQVQSLRSRRPDIPVDLDTIVSKAMSPDPADRYWSAADLRDDLDRFLSDEPIHARRTPIAQRFVRWFRRNPRIAMATAVALCSLIVATIASSAGWAFTSAANQRALQALEQSELTTDLALQSLDGVVDIVSMPSTTVADVGVDDSADITWTLNPSPQSAQLLQRIQPLYERLSQQSPLRADIIGQMTQATIRLASIQRQLGQSSAAIDSLERGVEVIQTRSERAGVALADKQHWLASLGNELGEVYSAERRFDEADQAFLDVIAALQKFPSVDSKAQLQLARAHVGLGDPPIQRRRPNSDLQVQSTKPQDHLRVAGDLLESLHTADAHVATVEILRARVRLAESRIERRPGRRRDDFRDAIDILRTQLAVTPTDVALRFTLVEALAGVNLRRDIRHPLDRIEAAARLEESLDELRSLRVQFPDTHVFSVSEVHIRHKLSSLARSQQDYPAAAEQLAQAIAIQSSLIAQAPNNFSHRCWRALLYRSVAEIAQMQGDSTGQQAAIANAVADLDAIDPSQSDHPFVNQTRQIIRSLETDRQDENAKSSN
- a CDS encoding RNA polymerase sigma factor — protein: MTGQVHQQIEQIYHEASRQIFASLARALRDLDLAEDAMQEAFASATLQWPGDGIPENPVAWLITTGRFKAVDAIRRREKLKQISTEVAARMHRVAAANASHAATEIEDDQLRLIFTCCHPAIDQNVQVPLTLREVCGLTTDEIARAFLTTPTTMAQRIVRGKAKIRDAAIPFVIPDLAELPERLDSVLSVIYLIFNEGYSASSGDSITRSDLSGEAIRLCRLVLQLLDDAEVVGLLALMLLHESRRETRQTNAGDIVLLADQDRSRWDRNLIDEGQRLIERSLATRHFGFYTIQAAISAVHAGAVTADGTDWDQIVSLYDVLFRIEPTSVIELNRAVAVAMRDGSIAGLEIIDAILKRGDLVGYSLAHSARGELLRRVGRMPEAIEAFETALTLTEQASEQRFLREKLRNLRLS
- a CDS encoding YciI family protein, which gives rise to MKFICLGYSDHSKFAAMTESEMAELMDECFAYDDVLRKGGHFAGGEALQAADQAVTLRHRNGTTEATDGPYAETKEQLGGILILEANDMAHAVQLMSKHPGVKVGPFEIRPADETINAMIDARNQATQ
- a CDS encoding YciI family protein; the encoded protein is MRVMVIVKASPSSEAGELPSTQLLEAMGNFNEQLVKAGIMKSGDGLKPSSTGVRVRFRGDERIVTDGPFVETSEVIAGYWVWEVASMDEAVQWAKRCPNPMKEESDIEIRPFFEMDDFAANDPDGKVAAHEDRLRTSVAMQDSTLAPYLFFAGRCDEAIEFYKHALGATVAMLMRFNESPDPVPKGMLADGFETKVMHATVHIGKLTVMCSDGCDDKSTFDGFRLALSLPLEDDCKRVFDSLAQDGKIDMPLSKTFWSPLYGMVTDKFGVGWMVMVPGDNS
- a CDS encoding VOC family protein: MKETQMDINPVCWFEIYVQDMARATAFYETVLDVQLETLPAPSDDIELMAFPMSMDRPGAAGALTKMDGIQPGGNSTLVYFACDDCATQASRIQGAGGRVQKPKTSIGPYGFMVLAVDTEGNMFGLHSQK
- a CDS encoding VOC family protein, coding for MRPTITPCLWFDDNAEEAAEFYTSVFDGSRILHKMIAHDDWPGGKIGDVIMVDFELKGQPYQALGGGPSDPFNDRVSLSVTCADQAEVDRYWDRLTADGGEPIMCGWLKDKFGMRWQIVPEEFFQLVNDKDPQKSRRVMQAMTQMVKLDVAKLRQAHEGQE
- a CDS encoding DoxX family protein — protein: MNRTRKLRTTGWVLSGLISVFLIGASASGKLTSWEGKAEMFAKMGWSEDVMFRIGIVEVVIAVLFLVPRTAFVATILLAAYLGGATATHVRVGEAFFIPIVLGVLAWIALGLRQPEVLRLAFGKPSQHPESKGLK
- a CDS encoding YciI family protein, giving the protein MKYMLLIYASEDCWTGDERKECMIESMAICKELEAEGKWIASSPLHSVETATSVRVRDGRRQITDGPFAETTEQLGGYYIIDVEDLDEAIAIAARIPPAKKGTVEIRPLFPLPEVPR